A genomic stretch from Chryseobacterium sp. SNU WT5 includes:
- a CDS encoding START-like domain-containing protein yields MAKTKVQYEFPMHCQSEILYEYMASAEGLSEWFADDVVEKGDDFFFSWGDGPEEKATLIRYKPENFVRYRWEEDEGTKNYFEMTIVIDDITEDLALNITDFCDAGDEEENRLYWENLIENLKLKLGAS; encoded by the coding sequence ATGGCGAAAACGAAGGTGCAATATGAATTTCCAATGCACTGTCAGTCAGAGATTTTATACGAATATATGGCAAGCGCAGAAGGACTTTCTGAGTGGTTTGCAGATGATGTTGTGGAAAAAGGGGATGATTTTTTCTTCAGTTGGGGCGATGGTCCTGAAGAGAAAGCTACGCTGATTCGTTATAAACCAGAAAACTTTGTACGGTATCGTTGGGAAGAGGACGAGGGAACAAAAAATTATTTTGAAATGACCATCGTTATCGATGATATTACGGAAGATTTAGCTTTAAATATTACCGATTTTTGTGATGCTGGTGACGAAGAAGAAAACCGTCTTTACTGGGAAAATTTAATTGAAAATTTAAAATTGAAATTGGGTGCATCCTAA
- a CDS encoding KUP/HAK/KT family potassium transporter yields the protein MSQTVSSHFDTKKLTAIGVLVSLGIVFGDIGTSPLYVMKAIVNARHGTGNLPFDEYIEGALSCIIWTLTLQTTVKYVIIALRADNNGEGGILSLYSLVKKLKKKWLYVIAIIGASTLVADSIITPSLTVMSAVEGLKIFSPHTPVVGITLIILAIVFIVQQFGTASIGKLFGPVMVVWFLTLGIFGSIHIVDHVEILKAFNPYYAYNLITHSPSAIVIMGAVFLCTTGAEALYSDLGHCGKRNIQMSWIFVKTMLILNYLGQGAWLLDNPLKVSEGINPIFGIMPEWAILPGVILATAAAIIASQSVITGSFTMFSEAMSTTFWPNQQIDYPSGIKGQMYIPRINWGLMFLCFIVVIYFQKSEAMEAAYGLTITITMLMTTVLLFFWLSRNKATRVFAFGFIAVYLFIELGFFYANVIKFFDGGWLTMVLGGFIAVCMYAWYNGRLIKAKFLKFVKLDKYVPVIKELKLDETIPKYATNLAFLSRAKRQDEVEAKIIYSILRKQPKRADHYFILKITNQEDPYSFKYTIDEIMPGTIYRINFMLGFKVDRRINDYFDQVLEDMMEEGSIPSRSSHPSLRHYNVPPDLKYVIIDNTYINDTLLNVKEKITLNIYNFVKYIGSDDFKAWGISSHNVVVESAPLLDQKVLSKKIQQVEFRRYDS from the coding sequence ATGTCACAAACTGTTTCATCACATTTCGATACGAAAAAGCTCACCGCAATTGGGGTTTTGGTCTCCTTGGGAATTGTCTTTGGAGATATTGGAACTTCACCGCTTTATGTCATGAAGGCAATTGTGAATGCACGACATGGAACGGGAAATTTACCGTTTGATGAATATATAGAAGGAGCACTATCCTGCATCATCTGGACACTAACTTTGCAAACTACCGTAAAGTATGTAATTATCGCTTTGCGAGCTGATAATAACGGAGAAGGTGGAATTCTTTCTTTGTACTCGCTCGTAAAAAAATTAAAGAAGAAGTGGCTCTATGTGATTGCCATTATTGGAGCTTCAACTTTAGTTGCAGATAGCATTATTACCCCCTCTTTAACCGTAATGTCTGCTGTAGAAGGCTTAAAAATATTCTCACCCCATACTCCAGTTGTAGGCATAACTCTTATTATTTTAGCAATCGTTTTTATCGTTCAACAATTTGGGACAGCCTCTATTGGGAAACTTTTTGGACCGGTCATGGTGGTTTGGTTTTTAACGTTAGGAATATTTGGATCGATACATATTGTTGATCATGTCGAAATTTTAAAAGCATTTAATCCCTATTACGCTTATAATTTAATAACTCACTCGCCTAGTGCCATTGTCATAATGGGGGCGGTATTCCTTTGTACTACTGGAGCAGAGGCACTTTATTCTGACTTGGGGCATTGCGGAAAAAGGAATATACAGATGAGCTGGATTTTTGTAAAAACCATGTTGATTCTGAATTATTTAGGTCAGGGTGCCTGGCTTTTGGACAATCCATTAAAGGTTTCAGAAGGTATCAATCCAATTTTTGGCATCATGCCGGAATGGGCTATTTTGCCAGGAGTTATATTAGCAACTGCTGCAGCGATTATTGCAAGTCAGTCGGTTATTACAGGTTCATTTACCATGTTTTCGGAAGCGATGTCTACTACCTTTTGGCCCAATCAACAAATTGATTATCCATCAGGGATTAAAGGTCAAATGTATATTCCAAGAATCAATTGGGGTTTGATGTTTTTGTGTTTTATCGTGGTGATCTATTTTCAGAAATCGGAAGCAATGGAAGCTGCGTATGGTTTAACCATAACGATCACGATGTTAATGACGACGGTACTTCTCTTTTTCTGGCTCAGTAGAAATAAAGCAACTCGAGTTTTTGCATTTGGATTTATTGCAGTTTATCTTTTTATTGAATTGGGCTTTTTCTATGCAAATGTTATTAAATTTTTCGACGGAGGTTGGTTAACAATGGTATTGGGAGGGTTTATAGCAGTTTGTATGTACGCTTGGTACAATGGGAGACTCATCAAAGCAAAGTTCTTGAAATTTGTGAAGTTAGATAAATATGTTCCGGTAATTAAAGAGCTTAAACTGGATGAGACCATTCCGAAATATGCGACAAATCTTGCTTTTTTGAGTCGTGCAAAAAGACAGGATGAGGTAGAAGCAAAAATTATTTACTCCATTTTACGCAAACAACCCAAAAGAGCAGATCATTATTTCATTCTCAAAATTACCAATCAGGAAGATCCTTACAGCTTTAAATATACCATTGATGAAATTATGCCCGGAACTATTTACCGTATTAATTTTATGCTTGGATTTAAAGTAGATCGTAGAATCAATGATTATTTTGACCAGGTTTTAGAGGACATGATGGAAGAGGGAAGTATTCCTTCACGAAGCAGTCACCCTTCATTACGACATTATAATGTTCCACCGGATTTGAAATATGTGATTATTGATAATACCTACATTAATGATACTTTACTTAATGTAAAAGAGAAGATCACCCTTAATATTTACAACTTTGTAAAATATATCGGAAGTGATGATTTCAAAGCATGGGGGATTTCCTCACATAATGTTGTGGTAGAATCGGCGCCTTTGCTTGATCAAAAGGTACTCAGCAAAAAGATTCAGCAGGTAGAATTCCGTCGATATGATTCTTAA
- a CDS encoding N-acetylmuramoyl-L-alanine amidase codes for MMNKIFKLFGVCFLICFFSFTSIDGKKVIVIDAGHGGNDSGANINEIKEKDIVLSIANKIKELNTNKNIEIILTRDSDTYKSLSYRTDFIKKLNPDLVISLHINNSSNTQKKGQEIYTKTENGDLAKKLALKFGDCKIFSPNLHLLKNSTTPTIYLELGFMSNIEDRYFLSSSTGLEENSKKIIAFINEL; via the coding sequence TTTGTTTCTTCTCATTCACCTCGATTGACGGTAAAAAAGTTATTGTAATTGATGCTGGCCACGGTGGAAACGACTCAGGAGCGAATATTAACGAAATCAAAGAAAAAGATATCGTTCTTAGTATTGCAAACAAAATCAAAGAATTGAATACGAACAAGAATATCGAAATAATTCTTACAAGAGATTCCGACACTTATAAATCCCTTTCATACAGGACGGATTTTATAAAAAAATTAAATCCAGACCTTGTTATTTCGCTTCACATCAATAACAGTTCAAATACTCAAAAAAAAGGGCAAGAAATATATACTAAAACTGAAAATGGAGACCTTGCCAAAAAATTAGCCTTAAAATTTGGAGATTGTAAAATATTTTCACCCAATCTACATCTACTAAAAAATTCTACAACACCTACCATTTATTTGGAATTAGGTTTTATGTCTAATATTGAAGACCGATATTTCCTTAGCAGCTCCACCGGGTTAGAGGAAAACTCAAAAAAAATTATCGCGTTTATTAACGAATTATAA
- a CDS encoding aminotransferase class IV, whose amino-acid sequence MKVSFASEQFLAKNRAFLYGDSVRVSFFVRSSQLIMAEECYFFLMASMRKMRMSIPLSYTLEFFQDLFAEEVLQKEVKDAIIHFFVYRDEAENALSKRSISFYCEVQEVDDVLSIQRDIEIDLIKEVNVNTNVLSNIHVHCPENIYAEIYALENDLDDVIFLNPSKRIARSIFGNFLFLDGNTIKIPKQTEGAYISPLLENFVTFVHKQNLAKIEESELIAFESQKAEEVLIISDLKGIFAVTKIRNKNFGNSKFAELIMKWKSNFV is encoded by the coding sequence ATGAAAGTATCATTTGCTTCAGAGCAATTTCTAGCCAAAAATCGTGCATTTTTATATGGTGATTCCGTTCGTGTTTCTTTCTTTGTGCGCAGTTCTCAACTCATCATGGCAGAAGAATGCTATTTTTTCCTCATGGCTTCCATGCGTAAAATGAGGATGTCTATTCCTTTATCTTACACACTGGAGTTTTTTCAGGATTTATTTGCAGAAGAGGTGTTACAAAAAGAAGTGAAAGATGCGATCATTCATTTTTTTGTATACAGAGATGAAGCGGAAAACGCCTTATCAAAAAGGTCAATTTCGTTTTATTGTGAAGTGCAGGAGGTTGATGATGTTTTAAGTATTCAAAGAGATATTGAAATTGACTTAATCAAGGAAGTAAACGTGAATACCAACGTTCTAAGCAATATTCATGTACATTGTCCTGAAAATATCTATGCGGAAATTTACGCGTTAGAGAATGATCTGGATGATGTGATTTTTCTTAATCCAAGCAAGAGAATTGCGAGGTCAATTTTCGGGAATTTTCTTTTTTTGGATGGCAATACCATTAAGATCCCAAAACAAACAGAAGGCGCTTATATTTCGCCACTTTTAGAAAACTTTGTGACCTTTGTACACAAGCAAAATCTTGCAAAAATTGAAGAATCAGAGTTGATTGCTTTCGAATCTCAGAAAGCGGAAGAGGTTTTGATTATTTCTGATCTGAAAGGGATTTTTGCAGTAACCAAAATCCGGAACAAGAATTTTGGAAATAGCAAATTTGCAGAGCTTATCATGAAGTGGAAGAGCAACTTCGTGTAA
- a CDS encoding DinB family protein — MDSTFLLEEIIRSTHSNILTAEDLRKKSNLELNRKHNAECWSVLECLEHLNLYSDFYLPEIAKVISGSNSTFNRKFKSGLIGGYFVKSMSPREQLNKMKTSKDKNPINSKIDKSAIDRFISNQYKFLSLLESSKNIDLNKVKTKISITRLIKIKLGDTLMFLNNHTLRHLMQIERILINH, encoded by the coding sequence ATGGACAGTACATTTTTATTAGAAGAAATTATCAGGTCAACTCATTCTAATATTTTGACCGCAGAAGATTTGAGAAAAAAATCTAACCTTGAGTTAAATAGAAAACATAATGCAGAATGTTGGAGTGTTTTAGAATGCTTAGAACATCTCAATTTATACTCAGATTTTTACCTTCCAGAAATTGCTAAAGTAATTTCTGGATCGAATTCTACCTTTAATCGTAAATTTAAAAGTGGCTTAATTGGTGGATATTTTGTGAAAAGTATGTCGCCAAGGGAACAACTTAATAAAATGAAAACTTCAAAGGATAAAAATCCAATCAATAGTAAAATTGACAAATCCGCTATTGATAGATTCATTTCGAATCAATATAAATTTTTAAGCTTATTGGAATCTTCAAAAAATATAGACCTTAATAAGGTTAAAACTAAGATTTCTATTACCAGACTCATTAAAATTAAATTAGGTGATACGCTGATGTTTTTAAATAATCACACCCTAAGACATTTAATGCAGATCGAAAGAATCTTGATAAATCACTAA
- a CDS encoding OstA-like protein → MKGFLIFFLFLSINIFAQIPTQPKDPATKDPFFTDPKKNSQGEKVKLIHSDEFGVVKGKYDDNPFFSGNVEFSHQGSILTADEVIFYREQNFVKAIGNVKLQNADGSVITSGEMEYDGNTQKGIARKNVLLTDPGQTIKTETLYYDRLSNKAYFNTGGTITKDGNVMYTKVATYDLNSRLIDFTGNVKIDNPEYTVEGVNIVQNQNTNTATFNGATTITNKKNPSNLIYTEKGTYNMNSKEVFLKKNSRIHYNGKILTGDDLYFNQITGFGTGKGNVTLRDPLEKRYMKGGYGEIYEKKDSAMMTEKPYAVKILEKDSMYFSADRILAYQKLDDKNPLKKKSFLRAYKKARMFKSNIQVRADSLSFNETDGIMHLDGSPIAWSGEKQITGDKIEAYFDTENEFIDSLRVIGNAFAISKADSLNMKDEFNQVKGKLMTVYYEKNDVKLAKVIGNGQAITYADDQNEKTKEVERIGVSLSTCGTIEAEFEDRKVQIISCTIGANVDTYPMSLISSKQRFFPDFNWNTKDRLRTWRDIFVDSPDYEEIKYQSDDVLYNAAQKKIDDAKVKEEAQKPKRVRK, encoded by the coding sequence ATGAAAGGGTTTCTTATTTTTTTTCTCTTTCTAAGTATCAATATTTTTGCGCAAATCCCTACGCAACCGAAAGATCCTGCGACGAAAGATCCATTTTTTACAGATCCGAAAAAAAATTCGCAAGGGGAGAAAGTGAAATTGATTCATTCTGATGAATTTGGAGTCGTAAAAGGAAAATATGATGATAATCCTTTCTTTTCAGGAAATGTTGAGTTTTCGCATCAAGGTTCTATTCTTACGGCTGACGAGGTCATCTTCTACAGAGAACAGAATTTCGTAAAAGCAATCGGAAACGTGAAACTTCAAAATGCAGATGGTTCTGTAATTACTTCTGGCGAAATGGAATACGACGGAAATACACAAAAGGGTATTGCTCGAAAAAATGTTTTATTAACAGATCCCGGACAAACCATTAAGACAGAGACGCTTTACTACGACCGACTTTCCAATAAAGCTTACTTCAATACTGGAGGTACAATTACTAAAGATGGAAATGTGATGTATACCAAAGTTGCGACGTATGATTTAAACAGCAGATTAATCGATTTTACAGGGAATGTAAAGATTGATAATCCCGAATATACCGTTGAAGGCGTAAATATTGTTCAGAATCAAAACACCAACACAGCCACTTTTAACGGGGCAACCACTATTACCAATAAAAAGAATCCCAGCAATCTTATTTATACTGAGAAAGGGACCTATAACATGAATTCCAAAGAGGTATTTCTTAAGAAAAATTCCAGAATTCATTATAATGGAAAAATTCTGACGGGAGATGATCTTTATTTCAATCAAATCACAGGTTTCGGTACCGGAAAAGGAAATGTAACCCTACGCGATCCTTTGGAGAAGCGCTATATGAAAGGCGGTTACGGGGAAATTTATGAGAAGAAAGATTCTGCAATGATGACGGAGAAACCGTACGCAGTAAAGATTCTCGAAAAGGATTCCATGTATTTCTCTGCGGATCGAATTCTGGCATATCAAAAATTGGATGATAAAAATCCGTTAAAGAAAAAAAGTTTCCTACGTGCTTACAAAAAAGCGCGAATGTTCAAATCTAACATCCAAGTAAGGGCAGATTCATTAAGTTTCAATGAAACGGATGGAATCATGCATTTGGATGGTAGTCCGATTGCATGGAGTGGGGAGAAACAAATAACTGGTGACAAAATTGAAGCTTATTTCGATACTGAAAATGAGTTCATCGATTCTCTCCGCGTGATTGGGAATGCCTTTGCCATCAGCAAGGCAGATTCGCTGAATATGAAAGACGAATTCAATCAGGTAAAAGGAAAGCTCATGACGGTTTACTACGAAAAAAACGATGTTAAACTAGCCAAAGTAATCGGGAACGGACAAGCCATTACCTACGCTGATGACCAGAATGAGAAAACAAAAGAAGTGGAACGTATTGGCGTTTCCCTTTCAACATGTGGCACCATAGAGGCCGAATTTGAAGACCGAAAAGTACAGATTATTTCCTGTACTATTGGAGCCAATGTAGACACCTATCCAATGAGCTTGATTTCTTCTAAACAAAGATTTTTCCCCGATTTTAACTGGAATACCAAAGACCGACTGCGAACCTGGCGCGATATATTTGTTGATTCGCCCGATTATGAAGAAATTAAATACCAATCGGACGATGTGCTCTACAATGCAGCACAGAAAAAAATCGACGATGCGAAAGTTAAGGAAGAAGCTCAGAAGCCTAAAAGGGTTAGAAAATAA
- a CDS encoding DUF2147 domain-containing protein, producing MKKILFSFAALLMATLSNAQIEGKWKTIDDETGQAKSIVEISKKSDGKYYGKVVQLLIKPANANCTDCKDDRKNKPILGMEVIRGMKKEGSEFTGGTITDPKTGKTYKCNITRDGDKLNVRGYVGFSLIGRTQTWNAVK from the coding sequence ATGAAAAAAATACTTTTCTCTTTCGCTGCTTTACTTATGGCAACTTTGTCTAATGCTCAAATCGAAGGAAAATGGAAAACCATTGACGACGAAACTGGACAGGCAAAATCAATTGTAGAAATTAGCAAAAAATCAGATGGTAAGTACTACGGTAAAGTCGTTCAGCTTTTGATTAAACCTGCCAATGCTAATTGCACAGATTGTAAAGATGATCGTAAAAATAAGCCGATCTTAGGAATGGAAGTGATCCGAGGCATGAAAAAAGAAGGTTCTGAATTTACAGGTGGAACGATTACAGATCCTAAAACTGGAAAAACTTACAAATGTAACATCACCCGTGATGGTGATAAACTGAATGTAAGAGGTTATGTTGGATTTTCTTTAATTGGAAGAACGCAAACTTGGAATGCCGTAAAATAA
- a CDS encoding aspartate aminotransferase family protein, whose translation MQHDFFKYQAQTTQFAAGFEVEKAAGSYIYGKNGKKYLDFVAGVSANTLGHSHPKIVEAIKTQAEKYLHVMVYGEYAQEMPVQLCKLLADSTPEPLEVTYLVNSGAESIDGALKLAKRYTGREEIISMTNSYHGNTHGALSVSGNEYHKREFRPLLPMISFIEFNNQKDFSKITEKTACVLAETIQGAAGFLVPDSDYFKNLKKRCEEVGALLILDEIQPGFGRTGKLFAFEHFDMVPDILVMGKGMGGGVPVGAFMSSKEIMHSLSHSPKLGHITTFGGNPLIAAASYATLHEVVESNLMNEIQDKENLFRELLVHPKIKNVNGKGLMLAVNLGSPDFTLEVAKSCMDKGLIVFWQLYRNEYLRISPPLTISLEEIREGCGIIIDVLNEI comes from the coding sequence ATGCAACACGATTTCTTTAAATACCAAGCCCAAACCACCCAATTCGCGGCTGGTTTTGAAGTAGAAAAAGCCGCAGGTTCTTACATTTATGGAAAAAATGGTAAGAAATATCTCGATTTTGTAGCGGGAGTTTCTGCAAATACTTTGGGTCATTCGCATCCGAAAATCGTAGAAGCTATTAAAACGCAGGCAGAGAAATATTTGCATGTCATGGTTTACGGCGAATATGCTCAGGAAATGCCGGTGCAGTTATGCAAGCTTTTAGCAGATTCCACACCAGAACCCTTGGAAGTTACCTATCTCGTGAATTCTGGAGCAGAATCCATCGATGGTGCTTTGAAGTTGGCAAAACGCTATACCGGAAGAGAAGAAATCATTTCCATGACCAATTCATACCATGGAAATACGCATGGTGCTTTGTCCGTGTCGGGAAATGAATACCACAAACGGGAGTTTCGTCCGCTCTTGCCAATGATTAGTTTTATTGAGTTTAATAATCAAAAGGATTTTTCTAAGATCACCGAAAAGACAGCCTGTGTTTTAGCGGAAACGATTCAAGGTGCAGCTGGATTTTTAGTTCCAGATTCCGATTATTTTAAAAATCTTAAAAAGCGGTGCGAAGAAGTTGGTGCCTTATTAATTCTCGATGAGATCCAACCTGGATTTGGCAGAACAGGAAAACTTTTTGCCTTTGAACATTTCGATATGGTTCCAGATATTTTGGTGATGGGAAAAGGAATGGGCGGTGGAGTACCCGTTGGTGCGTTTATGAGTTCCAAAGAAATTATGCACTCCCTTTCGCATTCCCCAAAATTAGGACATATCACAACTTTTGGTGGAAATCCATTAATTGCTGCCGCGAGTTATGCAACCTTGCATGAAGTGGTAGAAAGTAATTTGATGAACGAAATTCAAGATAAGGAAAATCTATTCCGAGAATTGTTGGTTCATCCGAAGATTAAAAATGTCAACGGAAAAGGGTTGATGTTGGCCGTAAATTTGGGTTCACCAGATTTCACTTTGGAAGTTGCAAAAAGTTGCATGGATAAAGGATTAATCGTTTTCTGGCAATTATACCGAAATGAATATTTGCGAATTTCTCCACCGCTGACCATTTCTTTAGAAGAAATTAGAGAAGGTTGTGGAATTATTATCGATGTTTTAAATGAAATTTGA
- a CDS encoding pyruvate dehydrogenase complex E1 component subunit beta — translation MKEYTFREVIAQAMSEEMRKDQAIYLMGEEVAEYNGAYKASKGMLDEFGAKRVIDTPIAELGFTGIAVGSAMNGNRPIVEYMTFNFCMVGIDQIINNAAKIRQMSGGQWNCPIVFRGPTASAGQLGATHSQALESWFANIPGLKVVVPSNPYDAKGLLKSAIQDNDPVIFMESEQMYGDKMEIPEEEYYLPIGKADIKKEGKDVTLVSFGKIMKLAIQAAEDLEKEGISVEVIDLRTVRPLDYDTILASVKKTNRLVILEEAWPLGSIATEIAYMVQQKAFDFLDAPIKRITTPDAPAPYSAPLFADWFPKLENVKEEIKKALYIKA, via the coding sequence ATGAAGGAATATACTTTTAGAGAAGTGATTGCGCAAGCAATGAGCGAAGAAATGCGAAAAGATCAAGCCATTTATTTAATGGGTGAAGAAGTTGCAGAATATAATGGTGCTTATAAAGCTTCTAAAGGAATGCTTGATGAATTCGGTGCTAAAAGAGTTATTGATACTCCCATTGCAGAACTGGGATTTACCGGAATTGCAGTAGGATCAGCTATGAATGGTAATCGTCCGATTGTAGAGTATATGACTTTTAATTTCTGTATGGTTGGAATCGACCAGATTATTAATAATGCAGCAAAAATTCGCCAAATGAGTGGTGGGCAATGGAATTGCCCTATTGTTTTCCGTGGCCCAACAGCCTCTGCAGGTCAGTTAGGAGCTACGCATTCACAGGCTTTAGAGTCGTGGTTTGCAAATATCCCTGGTTTAAAAGTAGTGGTCCCATCAAATCCATATGATGCAAAAGGATTATTAAAATCAGCAATTCAAGATAACGATCCTGTAATATTCATGGAGTCTGAACAAATGTATGGTGACAAAATGGAAATTCCAGAAGAAGAATATTACCTTCCAATAGGAAAAGCCGATATTAAAAAAGAAGGTAAGGACGTTACTTTGGTTTCTTTCGGTAAAATTATGAAATTGGCGATCCAGGCAGCAGAAGATTTGGAAAAAGAAGGAATTTCTGTAGAAGTTATTGATTTAAGAACGGTTCGTCCTTTGGATTATGATACGATCTTGGCATCAGTAAAGAAAACCAATAGACTTGTTATTTTAGAAGAAGCTTGGCCACTTGGTTCAATCGCAACTGAGATTGCATATATGGTTCAACAAAAAGCGTTTGATTTTTTAGATGCTCCAATTAAAAGAATTACCACTCCAGATGCTCCAGCACCTTATTCTGCACCACTTTTTGCAGACTGGTTTCCAAAATTAGAGAACGTAAAAGAAGAAATCAAAAAAGCACTTTACATTAAAGCTTAA
- a CDS encoding Fur family transcriptional regulator — translation MDVKQKDLNIATIKEVLRQYLQQKGFRNTPERYTILEEIYNMEHHFNVDDLYLLMMQKKYHVSKATIYNTIEIFLDAGLIRKHQFGEKTMTSSSYEKSYFDKQHDHLVIYKKDSDKEIQEIIEFCDPRIQGIKESIEQTFGVNIDSHSLYFYGTKKD, via the coding sequence ATGGACGTTAAACAGAAGGATCTCAATATCGCAACTATAAAGGAAGTTCTACGACAATACCTTCAGCAGAAAGGTTTTAGAAACACGCCCGAACGCTATACTATTTTAGAAGAAATCTACAACATGGAACATCATTTTAATGTTGATGATTTGTATCTCTTGATGATGCAGAAGAAATACCATGTTTCCAAAGCGACCATTTACAATACCATAGAGATTTTTCTGGATGCCGGATTGATTAGAAAGCATCAGTTTGGAGAAAAAACCATGACTTCTTCTTCTTACGAAAAATCCTATTTTGATAAGCAACACGATCATTTAGTGATCTATAAAAAGGATTCAGATAAGGAGATTCAGGAAATTATTGAATTTTGTGATCCAAGAATTCAAGGAATTAAAGAATCAATTGAACAGACTTTTGGGGTCAATATTGATTCGCACTCACTTTATTTTTACGGAACTAAAAAGGATTAA